Proteins co-encoded in one Nonlabens agnitus genomic window:
- a CDS encoding DoxX family protein, translating into MWKKISLILFIIFYGFAGVNHFLNPETYEEVIPNWLGDAGVINILAGVVEIAVAVLAIFKPTRKYAGWITIAMLLAFVISHVYFIQLGHCAGGVCLDPWIGWVRLVVIHPLLIYWAYAISKS; encoded by the coding sequence ATGTGGAAAAAGATTTCTCTCATTCTGTTTATCATTTTTTATGGCTTTGCTGGAGTCAACCACTTTTTGAATCCAGAAACCTATGAGGAAGTCATCCCTAATTGGTTGGGAGATGCAGGTGTCATCAACATTCTTGCTGGCGTGGTAGAAATAGCAGTAGCTGTGCTTGCCATTTTTAAGCCTACTAGAAAATATGCCGGATGGATCACGATCGCCATGTTGCTGGCGTTTGTCATCTCGCACGTTTACTTTATTCAATTAGGCCATTGTGCAGGCGGTGTCTGTCTCGATCCATGGATAGGTTGGGTTCGACTGGTTGTTATTCATCCGCTATTGATCTATTGGGCATATGCCATTAGTAAATCCTAA
- a CDS encoding KTSC domain-containing protein codes for MKRINQYKKMFSVEGPIELKELKKSYRNLVKEWHPDKFQDGDEKKEEAEVMSRQIIDGYHFLVSIAPETKEANLEAYKETTTNTGIEDFDHKGQVLEITFTDGSTYEYFGVQKPIFQKLINAPNRYRFAKRNIFNDYLYRKSKKDQEMA; via the coding sequence ATGAAGCGTATCAATCAATATAAAAAGATGTTTAGTGTAGAAGGACCCATTGAGCTTAAAGAGCTTAAGAAGTCTTACCGAAATCTTGTCAAAGAATGGCATCCTGATAAATTCCAGGATGGTGATGAAAAGAAGGAAGAAGCCGAGGTGATGAGCCGTCAAATTATTGATGGGTACCATTTTCTGGTAAGCATCGCTCCAGAAACCAAAGAAGCTAACCTAGAAGCCTATAAGGAAACCACTACCAATACGGGAATCGAGGATTTTGACCACAAAGGTCAAGTGTTGGAAATTACTTTTACAGATGGTAGTACGTATGAATACTTTGGCGTTCAAAAACCTATTTTTCAAAAGTTGATCAACGCACCTAACAGGTATCGTTTTGCAAAACGCAATATCTTCAACGACTATTTGTATCGCAAAAGCAAGAAGGATCAAGAAATGGCATAA
- a CDS encoding SET domain-containing protein — protein MIHPHTEVRFISEEIGYGVVAKQLIPAGTITWVLDQLDREFTPAQYEQMDFVYKEILDTYTFRNNKGNMILCWDIGRFVNHSFNSNCLTTAYDFEIAIRDIQPGEQLTDDYGYLNISEPFEAMDEGTDRKMVYPDDLTRYHDVWDEQIKKVFHKIPELDQPMKFLLAESLWTKVQHIAAGREQMASILTNYFDPEMA, from the coding sequence GTGATACATCCGCATACCGAAGTACGTTTTATCAGTGAAGAAATAGGCTATGGAGTCGTGGCAAAACAGCTCATTCCAGCAGGTACCATCACATGGGTACTGGACCAATTGGACCGCGAGTTCACGCCCGCACAGTACGAGCAAATGGACTTTGTTTACAAGGAGATCCTCGATACCTACACCTTTAGAAATAACAAGGGAAACATGATTCTATGCTGGGATATAGGCAGATTTGTGAATCACAGTTTTAATTCCAATTGTCTGACCACAGCCTATGATTTTGAAATCGCTATACGCGATATTCAACCAGGCGAGCAATTGACAGACGATTATGGCTACCTAAATATTTCTGAGCCTTTTGAGGCCATGGATGAAGGTACCGACCGCAAAATGGTCTATCCAGATGACCTGACCCGTTACCACGATGTTTGGGATGAGCAGATCAAAAAGGTATTTCACAAAATACCAGAATTGGATCAACCCATGAAGTTTCTGTTAGCAGAATCACTGTGGACTAAAGTACAGCACATTGCCGCAGGCCGTGAACAAATGGCATCCATACTCACCAACTATTTTGACCCAGAAATGGCTTAA
- a CDS encoding AraC family transcriptional regulator yields the protein MQLRKPVLKKVHPEMKSTVFVSRSTTERIDWKPFWHYHPEIELVYVDKGQGKRHIGNHMSYYNNSQLILIGSNLPHIGYTDSPNHGSELLVQFLPDFLGKDFLERPATQPIKQLFERAKNGIVFLKPVKEQIGDKLHQLNEVEGFERILLLLNILNTLATTEHYEILNAEKFVFETDHQNNSKMETIYKHINQNFKEHISLDEIADKVSMTVPAFCRYFKKSTGKTFTKLVNEYRVVHATKLLAESPMSISDVAFECGFNNFSHFNKLFKEVTGKSASKYRAGLKQMVG from the coding sequence ATGCAATTACGTAAACCAGTCCTCAAGAAAGTCCATCCAGAAATGAAGAGTACCGTCTTTGTGAGCAGGAGCACCACAGAGCGTATCGACTGGAAACCCTTCTGGCATTATCATCCAGAAATAGAGTTGGTTTATGTAGATAAAGGTCAAGGCAAGCGCCACATAGGGAACCACATGTCTTATTATAACAACAGCCAGCTTATTTTGATTGGGTCCAACCTACCTCATATAGGTTATACGGATAGTCCCAATCACGGTTCTGAACTGCTCGTTCAATTTTTACCTGACTTTTTGGGTAAGGATTTTCTGGAACGGCCAGCGACACAACCTATCAAACAACTGTTTGAAAGGGCCAAAAACGGAATCGTGTTCCTCAAACCGGTGAAGGAGCAAATAGGAGACAAGCTTCATCAATTGAATGAAGTGGAAGGTTTTGAGCGTATCCTGCTGTTATTGAATATTTTGAATACGCTGGCCACTACCGAACATTACGAGATCCTCAATGCCGAAAAGTTTGTGTTTGAAACCGACCATCAAAATAATTCTAAGATGGAGACCATTTACAAACACATCAACCAAAACTTTAAGGAGCACATCTCACTAGACGAGATTGCTGATAAGGTGAGCATGACCGTTCCAGCGTTTTGTAGGTACTTCAAAAAATCTACAGGAAAGACCTTTACAAAACTGGTCAACGAGTATCGTGTGGTTCACGCCACAAAACTATTAGCAGAAAGTCCTATGAGCATTAGCGATGTGGCTTTTGAATGTGGCTTCAATAATTTCTCGCACTTCAATAAACTGTTTAAGGAAGTCACTGGTAAAAGCGCCAGTAAATACCGCGCTGGATTAAAGCAGATGGTTGGGTGA
- a CDS encoding SLC13 family permease gives MEMEIILVFCVLGMTILLFLTEWFPIDKIAFLIIVSLVLLGLTKPEEAISGFADPATITVLSLMMIAISLEDNGVIEWLTSGIKKVSILPLILITPVFMFVSASISAFISTTAVVIIFIKIVSQLSAKYNFSASKLLMPISFAGILGGSCTLMGTSTNLIVNSVARNLGAERLGFFEFTVFGLVFLIIGIVFMTIASKWLPKDKNKDLAENYGLQEFIFTVTITEESKLVDQLLSESILEENPDISIIKLIRDRKVVNAPGKYINVKVGDELVLMGTVDDLAQFVQKENLLLHDERNTKDKIQQANNIEEKDEESPVMKYIELLILPGSNLIGSTLRKIRRSSLYGAYPLAIQKRKNIRNTKERLIRKNINDIRVKPGDRLLLELQDGSMRDLERLENVAILNEHELKSSVPLYKKYITLFTLLAVIGLASSGVLTILASALTGIGILLLTNCISLEKIYQKVNWQIVFLLAGMIPLGIAMNNTGTDTWISEQLLDLLQGQAPIIVLGLIFLFTMLMSGTISNNATAIIMTPIAMSVGVGFGLEVKPFILAVMFAANFSFFTPVGYQTNALIYGTGIYKFKHFLIIGGILSIILWIVGTLLLSTLL, from the coding sequence ATGGAAATGGAAATCATTTTAGTGTTTTGTGTGTTGGGAATGACCATCTTACTGTTCCTAACCGAATGGTTTCCCATTGACAAAATTGCATTTTTAATCATCGTAAGCCTGGTACTTCTAGGTCTTACAAAGCCAGAAGAAGCCATTAGTGGCTTTGCAGATCCTGCCACCATAACCGTATTGTCGCTTATGATGATTGCCATAAGCCTGGAAGATAACGGCGTGATTGAATGGTTGACGAGTGGCATAAAAAAAGTGAGCATACTGCCATTAATTCTCATCACACCTGTATTTATGTTTGTTAGTGCCAGTATATCTGCGTTTATTAGTACGACGGCAGTGGTTATCATTTTTATAAAAATTGTTTCACAGCTCTCGGCTAAGTATAATTTCTCTGCCAGTAAGTTATTGATGCCCATATCTTTTGCTGGTATTTTAGGTGGTAGTTGTACCTTGATGGGAACCTCCACCAACCTTATAGTGAACTCTGTTGCGCGTAACCTAGGCGCCGAGCGTTTGGGATTTTTTGAGTTTACCGTATTTGGATTGGTATTTCTCATTATCGGTATCGTATTTATGACCATCGCCTCAAAATGGCTTCCCAAGGACAAAAACAAAGACCTGGCAGAGAATTATGGACTGCAGGAATTCATCTTTACAGTGACCATTACTGAAGAGAGTAAGTTGGTCGATCAATTACTATCAGAAAGTATCCTTGAAGAAAATCCTGATATAAGCATCATCAAATTGATACGTGATCGCAAGGTGGTCAACGCGCCAGGAAAATACATCAATGTAAAAGTAGGAGATGAGCTGGTCCTGATGGGTACGGTTGACGATCTTGCACAATTTGTCCAAAAGGAAAATTTATTACTGCACGACGAGCGCAACACTAAGGATAAAATACAACAGGCCAACAATATTGAGGAAAAGGATGAAGAGTCGCCTGTCATGAAATATATCGAGCTACTCATTTTACCAGGTTCCAATCTTATAGGTAGTACGCTCAGAAAAATACGTAGGTCATCCTTATACGGCGCTTATCCGCTGGCCATTCAAAAGCGTAAAAATATTAGAAATACTAAAGAGCGCTTGATACGCAAAAACATTAACGACATACGAGTCAAACCCGGTGATAGATTGTTGCTAGAATTACAGGATGGATCGATGCGAGACTTGGAACGTTTGGAAAATGTGGCGATACTCAACGAGCACGAACTTAAAAGCAGCGTGCCTTTGTACAAAAAATATATCACGTTATTTACTTTGTTAGCGGTCATAGGTCTAGCCAGTAGCGGCGTTTTGACCATTCTTGCCAGTGCGCTGACAGGCATCGGGATTTTGTTGTTGACGAATTGTATCTCTCTGGAAAAAATCTATCAAAAGGTGAACTGGCAAATTGTTTTTCTACTTGCAGGAATGATTCCTTTGGGAATTGCAATGAACAACACCGGTACAGATACGTGGATATCAGAGCAATTGCTGGATCTCCTTCAAGGTCAGGCGCCTATAATCGTTCTGGGACTTATATTTTTGTTTACCATGTTGATGAGCGGTACCATTTCCAATAATGCAACCGCCATCATCATGACGCCTATTGCAATGTCTGTTGGTGTCGGATTTGGCCTAGAGGTAAAGCCATTTATTCTTGCCGTCATGTTTGCGGCAAACTTCAGCTTTTTTACGCCTGTTGGTTATCAAACCAACGCCTTGATTTATGGTACTGGAATCTATAAATTCAAGCACTTTTTAATCATAGGCGGTATTTTAAGCATCATATTGTGGATTGTGGGAACCCTTTTGCTTTCTACTTTGCTATAG